The DNA window GAGTAAGCAAGCAGCAGGACACAACGGCTGGCGTGAGCTCAGAGCCTTCTGCAAATGAGAGCCACAAGACCACAGCTGGAGCAGATAGTGAGGCAGGTGGTGACGTGGCGGAGAAATCCTAAGTCGAGCAGCCTGGGCAAGGCGAAAATAATGCCTTGTATACTAGCAACGAAAGAAAAGGACTCTTGAATGACAACTACTAGTCCTTACCAGTTTACTGTGTGATTTAGATGGTCAGTATCATCGGTTGATGTAGCAAAGTTTAGATTGGTGGTGTAATCTGTCCAAGATTGATACTGCGTTCTTACATTGCTGTAGCCATTACAGAATGATTTCATATAAGCCTGTTGCCCTAGTGGATTTTACCTATGTTTATGAGCTATAActtgaagggcgggcctagtgtaagcggtagagtcttaccgccggTGATCGGAAGGttctgggttcgagtcgcggtctcctcgcactgtacaggcgagggtaaggcttgccactaacactctTCCCCAACACCTCGCACAGAGtgagagctctctgcactggtacGTCCTTTTTTTTTTATGAGCTGTAACTTGGTAAGTAAAACTGGTTCGCAGTTGCTTTTTACGTACAGGTCACTAATGCATGTATCTGTGACATGTTGAGTTGTGAATTGTCACAGTTTTAATGCAACGCTGAGATACATCAGCTGCAGTATATGTGTATAACTAACCATCTCTGGCAATTCTGCAATACAAAGTTAACAGAGGATTTTTTTTGCCAATCAAATAAACCGTGCTCCATGTTCATTTTCCAAAGTACCCAAAGGAAGCATGTCAATACATTCACTCATTCAGGTAGGCAAATATATTTATCAATGCTTAGATGACATGTTTTCTTGACAATAATGTAGACGGGCAACGAAAAACAAAATGAAACGAAGCACTTACAGCTTTTCATTTTCAGTACACTGCTAAATCAGGCTAGCAATTCTGCAATGCAAAGGTAACAGAGGGGTGTTTGCCAATCAGATAAATCGTGCTCCATGTGCATTTTCCAAACTACCAAAAGGAAGCATTTCAATACATTCACTCGTACAGGTCAGCAAATATTTATCAATACATATATGACATGTTTCCTTTCTTGACAACAATGTAGATGGGCAACCAAAAACAAAATGAAATAAAACACTGAACTTTTCATTTCCAGTACATTGCAAAATCAGGCCTCTAGCATCGATTCCTTTAACTTGACTTCGATTGGGGGTACTGGAATTCAGAGGCCTTTTTCCAACCATTCATGTAATGCAAGCCATTTCTGAGATGAATAACCATTGGTTTCTCTCCTTGAATAAAGCCCTATTGCCGTCGCCGCTTTCTCGTAACATCCTTTGGGAACTTGAGAGGGGCTGGAAGCGTCTTGACACTGCCCTTAAAAGCACCTTCTGACACAGATTTGCACCCCAACTGGTCATAATATGGTTTAAGCTTTTGGCGGGTCATTTTAAGGTCCTCACATATGTCGTTAGGATTAGATCTGAAGTCATCGGCAAAAAGTGTTAGGACCAATATGTAGTTGGTCAGAAGCTCATTTTTCTCTGTTGACATGACACTGGACCCTGGTTCCGTAAACATCAGCAACAGCCTGCGATATACAGCCTGCGGGGTTGCTGGTCCACGGTTTGTCTGGTTTTCATTTCTTTCTTTCCGTTGGCGCTTGGACATGGAGCCATTCCGTGCCAATAAAGATAGGAGATGTTGGATGTAGGACAGTATCCAAGCAAACCGCTCTTTATCTTCACCCTGAAATAATGCAAGGGAAAAGTAGCTTCTTTTAGAAACAAGTGGAAAAGATCCATAAACACACTGTATTAACAAAATAAAAAACAGCATAAGAGCAACAATTGTCTGCCAGTCATTTTGGCAGCCAAACTGTCACTTCATAAAGAGAGGCACACAGAGAGCAGTGCCATTCAACTTGTCATCATTTTAGTAGTAATGGTGTCTGCTATACTACTATCAGAATGCTATACAAGTAAAAAGTCATGCTAAGGATCAATTATAAACTGTCACAAGTTTCCATGAGAAGAAAAACAAAGGTACTTTAAATTACCACAAGAATGTTTGCCATTTAACGGTGTTTCACCAGAGTTACCATTACCATTAAATTACGCAGCACCTTAAACTATATGCCTTCCTACAGAAGAACTCAAGCATACAGAAAAATGTAACTAATCACCTGCAGCTCGTTCAACTTGTGCACACGTTTTGAGATAAAAGTCCCATAGCCTTTTGAGGAAAATTCTCCTGATTCAAAATGATCGATAATTTGTAAAAGGTGTTGCCGCATACTCTTTGGAATAATCTCATCCAAAAGATATGCCTTTTCTGATGTATCTGCGGTAGGATCATAAGGTGGAATGTTCCGAGTAAGTACTCGTTCCTGACTATCAATGGTGTTGGCAGCAGTCTCTGATACTCCAAGGTCAATGTCCTCAAAAGCAGAAGGATCATTCCTTTGTTCATTTAACGATCTCCACTTATTGTCCTGCAAAGATTATAAGCTTCAACCAAACTTTCTTTTTAACTTTTCTAAATTGCAAGGAATGCTGCAAGTGCCTCTGCAGCTCATGAAAATAAATTTGACCAGCGTACAATAGAAATTATTTTGATCATCTCAAGATAAATCTGCAAATCAGTTTTTTGTTTAAGACAATGGTATAAGTATAACTACAAAATATTGCCCTGTTATCATATAGATTCAAATACAAAACTAAAGGAAATCATACTAGCTCCATGACAGTTAATAATGAGTTCTGCTTAACAAATCTAATCTGTAACCGTGTCATGAACATCatctttaaaaaaaaactatttccTAAATAAAGATAAGCAAACAGGGGCATGGAATAGTGGCATTCTCGTTCCTTCCGTTTCATATAGTCTTGCAACAGTAAGTCTCAAGCTCACACTCTGGTTGCAATTctgatatatataatcaacagCACTCTAGTAAACCTAGACACAGACATACCTTGTCCCTGTCCATCTTGGTTCCATACATCATGGTCAAATCTTGAACCTTCAATTCATCATTTCCTGCAGCTGAAGCCGCCTCTGATGCCACCTCAGAGTGCTGCGAATGCACTGGGCGCTGTACTTCAAGATGTGGCTCTAGCCTCAGAATCTGTTACAGAGTACAAACATCAAGAGTAACTTTACATGCCGATATCCTCAATGCCTCATGCCGTTTGCACACAAATGTTTCTAAGCCCTTTTAAAATGTATGCCACTCTTATGATTGGAATGACAATCACAACAATAGCTTATATTCCAATCACACAGACATCCCAATAAGCAGTAGAAGTAGAAATGAGATGGAGAAAAGAGCATCTTAAATAAAAAGGATCCCATATTTTAATTTAGGAAAAAGAGCGTTTGTTTGGTTTTTATTTTATTAGGTTACTATCAATATACGCTTTTTGGGGTCTAAAGATGAGAGCAAATCCATAAAAAAAGGAGTCGGCGAATGGAGTGAGAATGCGGTCGATTCTTTCCAATTATTCATTGAACATACACAAACAAAGTTGGAACTAGAAAATGGAAGGGGTGCGGTTTAACCCCCAAAAAGTAACTAACTAGATGAAATTCATTCTCTAACAATAAACGAATACGGTTTATGTATGGATTCCGGTAAAATACCGGTACTCGATTTCATAAGAGTCGAATAGGAAGTTAAGATGAGGGTGGTATAATCATAAAAATAGAGTAGTATCCTAAATTATACTAATCCACGTATGATATGTATGCCAAGTGGATAAAAAATTTTCAAAACAGGAGGTTGAAGCATTAGTGCGACTCTGCTAAAATCCTAACTACACAGGTAGTGTCACAACAACAGTAGTGCCCATCCAATTGCAACTTTCCGTTGCACAATTAGACAGCAGAGAATGCTTACAGTACTTAAAAAACTGAGATTGCTTCATTAAACAGCTAAAGTTTCACATATCTGTGTGATAACACCCGTTTCGTGTTAGCTGAAATTGCAACTCAACTACAGCCATTACAAGAACGGTCAAAATTTTGATTCCTAACCTTTTTGGCGGCGATGGGAACGACCCTGAGGGTGCCGGAGGCCTTGTCAAGGACGCCGAGCGCATACTCGCAGAGCTGCGGCGCGGCGGCCTCACCGGCATAGCTCCGGCCGACGAAGTCGGGTCCGCCGCCGGGGCTCCGGACCACGAGGTCCACCCAGGTGGGGTGCTTCTCGTGCCGGAAGAGCCGGGTGCGGGGGGAAGACTCCgcccctgcggcggcggcggcgagcgggtCGTAGCCAGAGGGAAAGTAGCCGACCACGGGGGCGGCCGCGGCGTAGGAGGAACCGCCCGTGAGGGAGGCGTCAACGGTGACATTGGTGGGGGCTTCATCAGTGGGGGCGTCGACGGTGACATTGGTGGGGGCTTCATCGGTGGGGGCGTCGACGGTGACATTGGTGGGGGCTTCATCGGTAGGGGCGTCGACGGTGACATTGGTGGGGGCTTCGTCGGTGGCCTTGTGCTTCTTGgagtgcttcttcttcttctttttggtggaggcggaggcgggggcgggggcgggcgtTGATAGGGTTTCGGCGTCCGCCATTGATGACGGCTCTAGGGTTTTGGAGCAAGTGAGCCCGTGAGCAAATGGGCCTTCCAGCTTATGAGAATTGCAAGTTTTTGCACACAGGCCCTCCGTAATGTCTTCATTTACAATCTAGATTTTCCCTAGATTAATGTGATACTATACTTAACAATCTATAACCAATATTTTTGAGAAATGCATCAATAGGCAAACTCTATTCCCTTATTCATCCTTGTACTTATATTTTGGACAGTTCCCTGTTATTGTTTTTCTTCTCTCTTAGTCATAAAACATATTTCCTCTGATCTAGTTTATAAGGTATATTTCCACGTAAGTCAAGAGTCAAAGTTTTTAATCTTTAACCAGTAACTTGTAACTTGGCTAACAACTTTTAACTATTGTAATACCAACTTGATAGTATTAGATTTATAATCAAATGTACTATACAATAATCATAAATGTATAATCATaaacaatataatataaaataaatgaatGATCGTATAATTTAAAAAAACGTATGACGTCATTAGATGCCTGATAAACTATACCGGAGGCCTGAGGGAGTATTATTTAGGACATGAGTTTGATCAAATCTTTATAAACTACAACATTAATTACTTTTAAATTGTTTTGTTTAGAAACATGTTAAAGTCGTCACAAAATCTATTCCAAAAAATATTATTAGTCAAAGACACGCATCGAAGACCGTACACTAGCAAATACTAGAGGAGGAAGTAAATAAACTAATTTGAGATACTAGAACAGTGATAAGAAAGTTTTAATTAGCAGAAAATAGTGATTCTTTTCACACATGCGCATAGCTGCAGCTAAAATTGCAGCTCTGGGCTCTGTGCCTCTGGCTACATAGCTGTATATACTACTGAAAACTCGCAGGCATACCAAAGATGACATATACACATAGCTGATACATACCAATTTTCAGTTACCGGATGCACCTACGGTCAATGCAACATGTTATTGGCTGAATAGTGTACGAGTTAACCACTAGCATATCTACATATGAACAGCTGACTTTCTATTGCATTATTGAATTGCTCTTGTACAAATTACATCGATACCACAATTACATCAAGGATGAAACGAAAAGGGGCCAGGGGGGTTTGCAGCATAGTCCACTATCAGATCCCTCCATTCAGTAAATTATATACCTTCAGTTACAGGACATGGAGGTATGATTTCCAGTCCTACGATCGACAACGACCAACGACAACAGGAGTCGCAAGAAATAGCTACATTGCTCCTGCCGCCTCATCAGCATATACAGACCGGGAGTCATCTATTATGATCCTATATATACAATTTCGATCTTGCAGGAGCTTATATCAGGAGCAGAGCATCCACATGTAGCCAACCAACAATTGGCCTGCAGAGTCAGGTGGCCAATGTACCGAACATGTTAGACACAAGCCCATGAAGGGAAAAACGAAGTAGCACAAAATtaggtgaaatgaaatacctcAGGGTGCTACCTTCACCATGGTTGCCTTCCCATGATCGCATCAAAAAATTACTGCAGTGCTGTTGTGCAGACTTGACTTGTACCTCACAAATCAACATCAGGCAATGGCATCTTCCAGTAGTTCCAAGCATTGTAGTCCTCCTGAATTGACCAAGAACTTGCCGTCAGGATAAGAAGCAATTTAAAATGAAAAAGAGTAAGTACACTTGAACTGCTGGCAAATATTAAGGGAATGCTGACCTGCTCAGACGATAACGATACTGGAGGGAACATCCCATGAACAAGAGCATGCAAGGATGTGTATGACTTTGTATCAACCCGTCGATTCACTGCAACTTCACCCTGCATCGAAGGAAAATTTTAACACAAATTCTCTAAATGCCATCTCCAGCGCAAGTATGCTCTGATTGGCTGAACTCCAGCACAGCTATGCAGATAGAGATGTTCACAGGAGGGAAACTAGTGATTTCTGTCTTAAATTCTTACCTTGGGGTTTATTATGAAGATCTTGCCCATAGGAATACCAACCTTGAGGTAGCTAAGCTCATCTGTATCTCTATTTCCAAATCCAGCATAAAATGGATTTGAGTCGTGTGGAAATAAATCTTTGATAGCCTGTAAAGGAGAGAGAAATCATCAATAGAACATCAAAGAAGCGAAGAAGCCTTCTTTATGTGTGCACTAAGCTGCTAGGGAGTACTCACCTCTAGACATGAAATCTTGAATTCATGCGGAGCTCTTCTGATGACTACAAACCAATGTCAGAAAACATTAGCATCACTCAAACATACAGCTAATATAAAGTAGTCAACAGAGACACTCCCTCCGTTTCTTCTTATAAGGCGTGTCAGGATTTAAGAAAGTCTTTCGGTCATGGCAGACCATTAATTTCTTGTACTAGCAACTACTACAAAGCAACATCTTAATAAAAGGCATGTGAATGTACAAATATGTCAATACATCTTCTGTACACTAAATGTACAAATGTTTTGACTAATTGATGGTCGAAGCTtagattttttgctttttttttaatTCTAATATGCCTTACATTTTGAAAAGGAGGGAATACTTTTTATGTCAACATGATCGTATTATGAGCACTTATCATAGACCTGCTAAAAAGGAGTGGGCCTCTTATCCAACAATGGTTGAGGGGGGTCCAAAACCAAAAAGAGTGGTGATTTTGTTATTCAGAAATGTTATGCTTACCAAACACTGAGTTTATTAGAAGGTAGCAACACCCAGTTTACTCATGTGAACCCAAGTTAATATTAGAGGTAATGAATGCAACATTTTTCACAGTGGAGATAAGTAATTTTGTGTCTTCTACTATTTTTTCTCACTGACAATTAACTGAATAGAAAATAGCGAAAATATATCAGGATGTGCTCACCTTCTCTGTAAAGTGATGGGAAGAGACCATCTGGAGATATAACAACAGGGCCATCAGGAAGTGCTTTGCCGTCCTGAAATCAAAATATACATGACGGAATAAGATAGATGGGCACCAGGTTCTATTTATTAGTTTCGCTGTAGCTGGGTCTTTGTGAATGTGTGACATGACCAGGCCTGTGCTATTGTTACGTGATTGGGCATAACAGAATTCATGGCTGCTTGTGTACCAGGCCACAAACAGTTTGTGAAGGTAGAAGATTAACCAGGACTAAGGACTGAATTTAGAAGTACCTGCTTTAGGTTGAAAAGAAACTGTCTTGTAATGTGGGCTTGTGAAATAGCGCGTGCACTCAAAAATAGAAGCTGATATCCATTTTCCTGTGGATGCAAGCAACAGGATAACAAGAACAAACCCAAGTCAAAAAACATTCACTGATGCCATTCTTGAGACTTGAATGATGTTCcaaagtcaaaaaaaaaaaaaagactcaaTCAACTGCTATGGCACAACTAGATCTGGAAGTGTTGAAAATTCATTTATTTTGTTACAAGCATGAATACCTTTCTATGGCACAACTAGATGTGGTAGTGAAATTGAAAATTGCTTTATTTTGTTACAAGCATGAGTAGCATGAATACCTTAATTGCAGAAAACAAATGAGCAACTCCATTTTGAGACCAATCAACTCCAACTAGTGGCATGAACTGCCCAAGAACATCAGACCTACAATTATATGACAAAACATAAAGATTTTAATATACAGCATTGGTTGGTGATATGAATCAGATTTCCCATATTGTTTAATGAT is part of the Miscanthus floridulus cultivar M001 chromosome 9, ASM1932011v1, whole genome shotgun sequence genome and encodes:
- the LOC136483077 gene encoding DNA-directed RNA polymerase I subunit rpa49-like, with translation MADAETLSTPAPAPASASTKKKKKKHSKKHKATDEAPTNVTVDAPTDEAPTNVTVDAPTDEAPTNVTVDAPTDEAPTNVTVDASLTGGSSYAAAAPVVGYFPSGYDPLAAAAAGAESSPRTRLFRHEKHPTWVDLVVRSPGGGPDFVGRSYAGEAAAPQLCEYALGVLDKASGTLRVVPIAAKKILRLEPHLEVQRPVHSQHSEVASEAASAAGNDELKVQDLTMMYGTKMDRDKDNKWRSLNEQRNDPSAFEDIDLGVSETAANTIDSQERVLTRNIPPYDPTADTSEKAYLLDEIIPKSMRQHLLQIIDHFESGEFSSKGYGTFISKRVHKLNELQGEDKERFAWILSYIQHLLSLLARNGSMSKRQRKERNENQTNRGPATPQAVYRRLLLMFTEPGSSVMSTEKNELLTNYILVLTLFADDFRSNPNDICEDLKMTRQKLKPYYDQLGCKSVSEGAFKGSVKTLPAPLKFPKDVTRKRRRQ